The region TCCGCACGTGATGTTCGTCACTGTGAAGTGTCGAAAGGTATATGCGTCAGTGAGTAAACGCGATCGGCGTGTGAGTAACCGGGGAGCACAACGTCATCGGTATGCGTCATCCCGAGTTTTTCCGCGACACGAATGGATCGATGATTATTAGGATCGACTAATGCGATGAGTCGTTCGATGTTCAACCGCTCGAAGGCAAGGTCACGAACTGCGGTCGCCGCTTCGGTCGCATAACCTTGGCCCCAATACGCTTTCGCGAGTCGATAGCCGACTTCAATTTCCGGGCGACCGTTGATGTCCGCAAACCGCGAGAGACCACAAAAACCGATGACCTCTTGCGAATCTTTCAATTCAATCGCCCAGTGCCCAAATCCTAGTTGCTTGTAGTTGTCAATCTGTCGCTCAATTCGCGTTCGGACCCACTCAATCGACTGCGGTCCGCGACCAAATCGCATTACTTCGGCATCCCCGAAGACAGCCATCATGGGATCGGCATCCTTATGCGTGAACTGCCGTAGAATTATTCTGGCTGTGTCTAGAACAAACATCTGTATGTAGTCTGGACGAGTCTGCGAAGTGTCACCTCTATCAAACCGGCGATCGAAATAGCGCTTCGTTAGCTCTAGAACACCATGTGATTCGGATCAACTCCGTAACCGAGTGGTTTCAATCGATGTTTCAGAAGTTCGATTGGGCTGGTTTGATGTAGCCTGTCGAATACTAATTTCCATTGGTGGACGTATTTGACTTGCTTGTCTGGATCAATGTGTCTTGGGTTTTCTATTCGCTTAATGCCAAGAAACTTCGCTATTTCGTCAAGCGTTTCTTGCGGACGATCAAGCAATTCTTCGTAGCGAACTAGTTGACATTGCTGAAGACGTTTCTTGTCAGATTCAAATAGTTCATTGCAGTGAATTGCGTGGACGATTGCCTCGAATTCCCCGCACGAAC is a window of Thalassoroseus pseudoceratinae DNA encoding:
- a CDS encoding GNAT family N-acetyltransferase, yielding MFVLDTARIILRQFTHKDADPMMAVFGDAEVMRFGRGPQSIEWVRTRIERQIDNYKQLGFGHWAIELKDSQEVIGFCGLSRFADINGRPEIEVGYRLAKAYWGQGYATEAATAVRDLAFERLNIERLIALVDPNNHRSIRVAEKLGMTHTDDVVLPGYSHADRVYSLTHIPFDTSQ